A single genomic interval of Verrucomicrobiota bacterium harbors:
- a CDS encoding sel1 repeat family protein has translation MRYLEGDEASRDYDKAVSLLRRAADLGNTDAQFALGSLHRSGQGVEKNLETALVYYRLAAAHDHAAAAFNLGFAYETGEGVDVDLKEALKWYQLSAKLGDPDAQQALLDLEQERAGQESAAPPVVTAAPAVATPPPEPLPASPPAPEELKLDPPLSEPAEPPKATEIYEEELQPSLPLAAIEPPAPPPPPVSSPVQPADMKLPEMASVSAVPENQPKTPAASTPPAASDSLPKIMKQDDLPLPAAGDVAGMNQLAKQYLTGVGVARDEVLASLLYRQSAESGSVEAQMAMAELCQQGRGVPQDYTEMAAWYARSAGQGSAEGQMRLAVCYERGEGVPRDPAECLKWFEKAAASGHVEGQIKLGYSLNTGSHGRLDPSAAYHWFAKAAAQGNAKGQVKAGLALLHGRGVNPDPAGASRLLEAASEQGEVEAWHALGLMTQKGNGRKQDALGAVRYFRKAAEAGHAGAQLQLALCASDGLGIKQDWAEAAKWFKASAEQGEAEAQWRFGRCLEEGRGVTPALDQAAEWYRKSATQGFLQGQKRLAQMLDAGLGTVKDPSGAAQWFHEAAEQGDADSQLRLAQYFDQGIGVGQDHAMAAKWFFAAAEQGVLEAEIMMARYREQGLGVERDEAEAVQWYGRAAKQGHAESQFHLGRRFEQGRGISTNLVEAYTWLNLSAALGYSAAVAYRDNALKALTPEQSAEAQKRATALYKELGPQLLRARQAGGKWQELLARKAPPSAGR, from the coding sequence ATGCGCTATCTTGAAGGAGACGAGGCATCCCGGGATTATGACAAAGCGGTCAGTTTGCTTCGAAGAGCGGCCGATCTGGGGAACACCGACGCTCAATTCGCCCTCGGATCGCTTCACCGCTCAGGCCAGGGAGTCGAGAAGAATCTCGAAACAGCGCTGGTTTATTACCGGCTCGCGGCCGCTCATGATCACGCGGCGGCGGCGTTCAACCTTGGATTCGCCTACGAAACCGGCGAGGGTGTGGACGTCGATCTGAAAGAAGCCCTGAAGTGGTATCAACTTTCCGCCAAACTGGGGGATCCTGACGCTCAGCAAGCTTTGCTCGATCTCGAACAAGAACGAGCCGGCCAGGAGTCCGCTGCCCCGCCTGTGGTCACCGCCGCGCCTGCCGTTGCAACCCCTCCACCGGAGCCCCTTCCGGCCTCGCCCCCGGCACCCGAAGAGCTCAAGCTGGATCCTCCGCTTTCAGAACCGGCGGAACCGCCAAAGGCCACCGAGATCTATGAAGAGGAATTGCAACCGAGCCTTCCCTTGGCCGCCATCGAACCCCCGGCGCCGCCTCCCCCGCCGGTCTCCAGCCCGGTCCAACCGGCGGACATGAAGTTGCCCGAGATGGCCTCGGTTTCTGCTGTTCCCGAAAATCAACCCAAGACACCTGCCGCTTCGACACCTCCGGCCGCATCCGATTCTTTGCCGAAGATCATGAAACAAGACGATTTGCCCCTGCCTGCCGCTGGCGATGTTGCGGGCATGAACCAACTGGCCAAGCAGTATCTCACCGGTGTGGGCGTGGCCCGGGATGAAGTCCTCGCCTCGCTGCTCTACCGCCAATCCGCCGAAAGCGGCAGCGTCGAGGCGCAAATGGCCATGGCCGAACTCTGCCAGCAAGGCCGCGGGGTGCCTCAAGACTACACGGAAATGGCCGCGTGGTATGCCCGATCCGCCGGTCAGGGCAGCGCGGAAGGCCAAATGCGCCTCGCCGTTTGTTATGAGCGCGGGGAAGGCGTTCCGCGCGATCCGGCGGAATGCCTCAAGTGGTTCGAAAAAGCCGCCGCCTCAGGCCACGTCGAAGGCCAGATCAAACTCGGGTATTCGCTGAACACCGGCTCCCATGGCCGCCTCGATCCTTCCGCCGCCTATCATTGGTTTGCCAAGGCCGCCGCCCAAGGCAACGCCAAAGGCCAGGTGAAAGCCGGATTGGCACTGCTCCACGGACGCGGAGTGAACCCCGATCCGGCGGGAGCCTCCCGATTGCTCGAGGCGGCGTCCGAACAAGGCGAAGTCGAGGCATGGCATGCCCTGGGGCTCATGACTCAGAAAGGCAACGGCCGAAAACAAGACGCGTTGGGCGCCGTGCGCTATTTCCGCAAAGCCGCCGAAGCCGGCCACGCGGGCGCTCAGTTGCAACTGGCCTTGTGCGCTTCCGATGGACTCGGCATAAAGCAGGATTGGGCGGAAGCCGCCAAGTGGTTCAAGGCCTCCGCGGAACAAGGCGAGGCAGAAGCCCAGTGGAGATTCGGACGCTGCCTCGAGGAAGGACGTGGCGTCACACCCGCTCTGGACCAAGCCGCCGAGTGGTACCGAAAATCAGCGACGCAAGGATTTCTCCAAGGACAAAAGCGGCTCGCCCAAATGCTCGATGCCGGCCTCGGCACCGTCAAGGATCCTTCCGGAGCCGCCCAATGGTTTCACGAGGCAGCCGAACAAGGGGACGCCGATTCTCAACTGCGCCTCGCCCAATACTTCGACCAAGGGATCGGGGTCGGCCAGGATCACGCCATGGCGGCCAAGTGGTTTTTCGCCGCCGCGGAACAAGGCGTCCTCGAAGCCGAAATCATGATGGCACGCTACCGCGAACAAGGACTTGGGGTTGAGCGGGACGAGGCCGAAGCGGTCCAGTGGTACGGGCGCGCCGCAAAGCAAGGTCATGCGGAATCGCAATTCCACCTCGGCCGCCGATTCGAACAAGGCCGGGGCATCTCGACAAACTTGGTCGAGGCCTACACCTGGCTTAATCTGTCCGCCGCGCTTGGATACAGCGCTGCGGTCGCCTATCGGGACAATGCCCTCAAAGCCCTGACCCCGGAACAATCCGCGGAAGCCCAGAAGCGAGCCACTGCCCTTTATAAAGAGCTAGGCCCTCAACTCCTGCGCGCCCGCCAGGCCGGTGGAAAATGGCAGGAGTTGCTGGCGCGAAAAGCCCCGCCCTCCGCCGGGCGTTAG
- a CDS encoding sel1 repeat family protein — protein MAFKEQSDLQLKAYFGDVQAQYELGLRHTRGEGVALDYTAAVSWLSKAAAAGLPEAQFVLGALYQNGQGVPRDTERAAHWYHLAAEKGHAAAQFNLGYCYETGEGVPKGKDDAVLWYRLAASQGDEDARAALQELLGTPHSPQSLHELEQLADTQLQSGGFETSRENLVPRA, from the coding sequence ATGGCTTTCAAAGAACAAAGCGACCTGCAACTCAAAGCCTACTTCGGTGATGTGCAGGCTCAGTATGAGCTCGGTCTGCGCCACACGCGAGGCGAGGGCGTGGCCCTCGATTACACGGCGGCAGTCTCCTGGCTGTCCAAGGCGGCCGCGGCGGGCCTGCCTGAAGCCCAGTTTGTGCTGGGAGCGCTTTATCAAAACGGACAGGGCGTTCCTCGCGACACGGAACGAGCCGCCCACTGGTATCATTTAGCGGCCGAAAAGGGCCATGCTGCCGCCCAATTCAATCTCGGCTATTGCTACGAAACCGGTGAAGGCGTCCCCAAAGGAAAAGACGACGCGGTGCTCTGGTATCGTCTGGCCGCCTCGCAAGGTGATGAGGACGCACGAGCGGCCCTGCAGGAGCTGCTCGGCACACCCCATTCCCCGCAAAGCCTCCACGAATTAGAGCAATTGGCGGATACCCAGCTCCAGTCCGGAGGCTTTGAAACTTCACGTGAGAATTTGGTGCCGCGCGCCTAG
- a CDS encoding ABC transporter permease produces MSVAARFPLDLGLGDILGLLCELPSIFGSPISMMTRLFQRLAGALVTLLGTAVLTFLLVNAVPGDVARVIAGPKATPDVIKAIRERFHLDEPMWNRLGLHLARIARGDLGQSYVTDQPVAEAILSRLPVTAALSGLAVLFWLALAVPLGVYTARCQGTWLDRSVLVLATLSLSIPSFWLARMLQYSLSYKLGWFPVAGFHGWQHLLLPAATLALLSVGYYSRLIHASMVEVLRSPFVRAARAKGASESAVLLRHGLRNALIAVVTVLGMDVAALLGGVMFVENVFALPGIGTLAVQSVFNLDVPVIMGTVLFSALLVVAANLAVDLLYGSIDPRIQTGT; encoded by the coding sequence ATGAGCGTTGCTGCTCGTTTTCCCCTCGACCTCGGTTTGGGGGACATTCTAGGTTTGCTTTGTGAGCTCCCGAGTATCTTTGGATCGCCGATTTCCATGATGACCCGGCTGTTCCAACGTCTAGCCGGGGCTCTGGTGACGTTGTTGGGGACGGCGGTGCTTACTTTTTTGTTGGTCAATGCGGTGCCGGGTGACGTGGCTCGAGTGATCGCCGGGCCCAAAGCGACTCCCGACGTCATCAAGGCCATTCGTGAGAGATTTCATCTGGACGAACCGATGTGGAACAGGCTGGGGCTGCATTTGGCCCGGATCGCTCGCGGAGATCTGGGACAATCTTATGTCACTGACCAGCCCGTGGCGGAGGCCATCTTAAGTCGACTCCCGGTCACCGCGGCGTTGTCCGGCCTGGCGGTGTTGTTTTGGCTGGCCTTGGCGGTGCCCTTGGGCGTCTACACCGCGCGATGCCAGGGCACTTGGCTGGATCGGTCCGTCCTGGTTCTGGCGACATTGTCGCTTTCGATTCCCTCGTTCTGGCTGGCACGCATGCTTCAATACTCGTTGTCCTACAAGCTGGGTTGGTTTCCGGTGGCCGGATTTCACGGCTGGCAGCATTTGTTGTTGCCGGCGGCGACACTGGCCTTGCTTTCGGTGGGTTACTACTCGCGATTGATCCATGCCAGCATGGTGGAGGTGCTGCGTAGTCCGTTCGTCCGCGCGGCGCGCGCCAAGGGTGCGTCCGAGTCGGCAGTGCTCCTCCGGCACGGATTGCGGAACGCCCTCATTGCGGTGGTGACCGTGCTGGGGATGGACGTGGCCGCGTTGCTGGGAGGGGTGATGTTCGTCGAGAACGTTTTCGCGCTTCCCGGCATAGGCACTCTGGCCGTGCAAAGCGTGTTCAATCTGGACGTGCCCGTGATCATGGGCACGGTGCTCTTCAGCGCGTTGTTGGTGGTCGCGGCCAACCTCGCGGTCGATCTGCTCTACGGCTCGATCGATCCTCGCATCCAAACCGGGACCTAG
- a CDS encoding ABC transporter ATP-binding protein, with protein sequence MPLLEIKNLQLEFGSGSSASRAVDGVSLSLEAGKTLCLVGESGSGKSVTALSIARLLPSPPARYAGGEIWIEGRDVLKMNARELRGIRGGVVSYVFQEPGASLNPVFRVGSQIKEALRYHRPDAATDAEVVRLLKQVGIPAPETRARSYPHELSGGMQQRVMIAMALASRPQLLIADEPTTALDVTIQAQIIDLLRDLRAQLGMAVLLITHNLGLAGDLADEVAVLYAGQIVESGSAGDILRRPLHPYTRALIRSIPSLENAGERLETIPGSVPLPGAFPAGCRFHPRCSQAKPECREEQPALLTQEGGRAVRCPWTGAGAK encoded by the coding sequence ATGCCGCTCCTCGAGATCAAAAATCTTCAGCTCGAATTCGGTTCCGGCTCGTCGGCGTCCCGGGCGGTGGATGGAGTTTCGCTTTCCCTCGAAGCGGGCAAGACGCTCTGCCTCGTAGGCGAGAGCGGATCGGGCAAGAGTGTCACGGCGCTGTCCATCGCCCGGCTGCTCCCCAGTCCACCGGCGCGTTACGCGGGTGGAGAGATCTGGATCGAAGGACGCGACGTTCTCAAGATGAACGCGCGGGAATTGCGCGGCATTCGCGGAGGGGTGGTGAGCTATGTCTTTCAGGAGCCGGGAGCTTCCCTCAATCCGGTTTTCCGGGTCGGATCCCAGATCAAGGAGGCGTTGCGTTATCATCGCCCGGACGCCGCCACCGACGCCGAAGTCGTGCGACTGTTGAAACAGGTCGGCATCCCCGCTCCCGAGACGCGAGCGCGTAGCTATCCGCACGAGTTGTCCGGCGGCATGCAGCAGCGCGTGATGATCGCGATGGCGCTGGCGTCGCGTCCCCAGTTGCTCATTGCCGACGAACCCACGACGGCGCTCGACGTCACCATCCAGGCCCAAATCATCGATTTGTTGAGGGACTTGCGCGCCCAGTTGGGCATGGCGGTCCTGCTGATCACCCATAACCTTGGCTTGGCCGGGGATTTGGCCGACGAGGTGGCGGTGCTTTACGCGGGACAGATTGTGGAGTCGGGTTCGGCGGGCGACATTTTGCGCCGACCGTTGCACCCTTACACCCGGGCGTTGATCCGTTCCATTCCTTCCCTTGAAAACGCAGGGGAACGCCTGGAAACCATCCCGGGAAGCGTGCCGTTGCCCGGCGCTTTTCCCGCCGGCTGCCGTTTTCACCCGCGCTGCTCGCAGGCGAAACCGGAGTGCCGCGAGGAACAGCCCGCGCTCTTGACTCAGGAGGGAGGACGCGCCGTGCGTTGTCCCTGGACGGGGGCCGGGGCGAAATGA
- a CDS encoding dipeptide ABC transporter ATP-binding protein, which yields MATLLEVQDLEVRFPVKRPFFGPPTEWVRAVQGVSLSLQPGETVGLVGESGCGKTTLGRALIRLLEPAAGRILFEGNEITHWGEQQLRPLRRRFQMIFQDPYGSLNPRLTVEDIIGEALDIHRLAANAADRRRRVEQLLADVGLDPVHAARFPHEFSGGQRQRIGIARALAVEPRLLVCDEPVSALDVSVQAQIVNLLQDLQQARGMAYLFVAHDLAVVEHISDRILVMYLGRIVEEGPASEICASPKHPYTQALISAIPTVDPDRRRKRMVLGGDPPSPINPPAGCPFHPRCPVAETRCRTELPALRALNEKRSAACHLARR from the coding sequence ATGGCCACGCTGTTGGAAGTTCAAGACCTCGAAGTTCGATTTCCGGTCAAGCGGCCCTTTTTCGGGCCGCCCACGGAATGGGTGCGGGCCGTCCAGGGCGTCAGCTTGTCGCTGCAACCCGGCGAGACGGTGGGATTGGTCGGAGAAAGCGGCTGCGGCAAGACCACGCTGGGGCGCGCGTTGATCCGGCTCCTGGAACCCGCCGCCGGACGCATTCTTTTTGAAGGCAACGAGATCACGCACTGGGGCGAGCAACAGCTCCGACCCCTGCGCCGCCGCTTTCAAATGATCTTTCAAGATCCGTACGGATCGCTCAATCCGCGCCTCACCGTGGAGGACATCATCGGGGAGGCCTTGGATATTCACCGGCTGGCCGCGAACGCCGCGGATCGCCGCCGCCGAGTGGAGCAGTTGCTCGCCGACGTGGGCTTGGATCCGGTTCACGCCGCGCGATTCCCCCACGAGTTCAGCGGCGGTCAGCGCCAGCGCATTGGCATCGCGCGCGCTTTGGCGGTGGAGCCCCGGCTGTTGGTGTGCGACGAGCCGGTCAGCGCGCTCGACGTGAGTGTGCAGGCGCAGATTGTGAATCTGCTCCAGGATTTGCAACAGGCTCGCGGAATGGCCTACCTGTTCGTGGCGCACGACCTCGCGGTGGTGGAACACATCAGCGATCGCATCCTGGTGATGTATCTCGGGAGGATTGTGGAGGAAGGGCCTGCTTCCGAGATTTGCGCCAGCCCGAAGCATCCCTACACCCAGGCCTTGATTTCCGCCATTCCCACGGTCGATCCGGATCGCAGACGAAAGCGCATGGTGCTGGGGGGCGACCCTCCTTCTCCGATCAATCCTCCGGCGGGGTGTCCCTTTCACCCGCGCTGTCCCGTGGCGGAAACTCGATGCCGGACGGAACTCCCCGCATTGCGGGCCCTGAATGAGAAGCGTTCGGCGGCCTGCCATTTGGCAAGAAGATGA
- a CDS encoding ABC transporter substrate-binding protein, whose translation MRGRRALALAWAAVLVGGFQTRSLAASSTKPARDTLRLAVEADPRSLDPVRAFSNEEGTLSRFVFDTLLEAGVDGQFRPVLAESLPEISSDGLTYTFRLHPGVRFSNGQPLTSIEVVKSFERIFNPVHGALLTVYFKNLLGAAEFESARKREQQDPGRDARGKGERWIEPVALAGVESMDPLTFRFRLKQPDLAFLHVLGTPAGGIARVDASWDGKRSPIPLAGTGAYRIRRWVPGAALRFEQNPHSFRTVSKPFRGIDVLINVHRTTQAMMFERGELDFLYFLADQDFIRFRRNPSLRSLLRVVRGTTPTYVVMNCEMGPFTNRLVRVALNHAVDRQGLMKVLSHRGQPQRGPLPLVVSGFNRGLPEYSYDPVLARRLLAEAGFPNGFATQLWAPQENPVWMKSALFVQQNLREIGVEARIHSVSFAALNDSVGRRRTVPLSMYNWVTIADDPKETLDCLLNGDNITEQACMNTSFYSNLDVQELFRQADREVNPAQRISHYQSIERQVVRDAPWIFLIQLDHEMAVQPWLRGFEFRGFWPPARLEACSFEGSTEARRP comes from the coding sequence ATGAGGGGGCGCCGTGCTTTGGCTCTGGCTTGGGCGGCGGTGCTGGTGGGGGGATTTCAAACACGCTCACTCGCGGCCTCTTCGACGAAACCCGCCCGTGATACGCTGCGATTGGCAGTGGAAGCGGACCCGCGCAGCCTGGATCCAGTTCGAGCTTTTTCCAATGAGGAAGGAACGCTTTCGCGATTTGTCTTCGATACGCTTTTGGAAGCGGGGGTGGATGGGCAATTCAGACCGGTGCTGGCAGAATCGCTGCCGGAGATTTCCAGCGACGGATTGACTTATACCTTTCGACTTCATCCGGGCGTGCGGTTTTCCAATGGCCAACCGTTGACGTCGATCGAGGTGGTCAAGTCCTTCGAGCGAATCTTCAATCCCGTGCATGGCGCGCTCCTGACCGTCTATTTCAAGAATCTGCTCGGCGCGGCGGAGTTTGAGTCGGCCCGCAAGCGGGAGCAGCAGGATCCGGGTCGGGACGCGCGGGGCAAGGGGGAGCGGTGGATCGAACCTGTGGCCTTGGCCGGGGTGGAATCCATGGATCCGCTGACTTTTCGCTTTCGGCTCAAACAGCCGGATCTCGCCTTTCTTCATGTGCTGGGCACCCCCGCGGGAGGCATTGCCCGGGTCGATGCCTCGTGGGATGGAAAGAGGTCGCCCATCCCCCTTGCCGGCACGGGCGCTTATCGAATTCGACGATGGGTTCCGGGCGCTGCGTTGCGATTCGAACAAAATCCCCACTCTTTCAGAACGGTCTCAAAGCCGTTTCGCGGCATTGATGTTTTGATCAACGTCCATCGCACGACACAAGCGATGATGTTCGAAAGAGGTGAACTCGACTTCCTCTATTTCCTGGCCGATCAGGACTTTATTCGTTTCCGCCGCAATCCCTCGCTCCGCTCCTTGTTGCGTGTGGTGCGCGGGACGACGCCCACCTATGTGGTCATGAACTGCGAAATGGGGCCCTTTACGAACCGGCTGGTTCGGGTGGCGCTCAATCACGCGGTGGATCGCCAGGGCTTGATGAAAGTTCTTTCCCACCGCGGCCAGCCGCAGCGGGGTCCGCTGCCGTTGGTGGTCAGCGGGTTCAACCGCGGCCTGCCCGAATACTCCTACGATCCGGTGCTCGCCCGCCGCCTCCTCGCGGAAGCAGGCTTTCCGAACGGTTTTGCCACGCAGCTCTGGGCGCCGCAGGAGAACCCGGTTTGGATGAAGTCGGCGCTCTTCGTGCAGCAAAATCTACGCGAGATCGGAGTGGAGGCGCGGATTCACTCCGTGAGTTTTGCCGCGCTCAACGATTCCGTAGGGCGCCGCCGCACGGTGCCCCTGTCGATGTACAACTGGGTGACGATTGCGGACGACCCGAAGGAAACACTCGATTGCCTGCTTAATGGAGACAACATCACGGAGCAAGCGTGCATGAACACCTCCTTCTACTCCAACCTGGACGTGCAAGAACTCTTTCGCCAGGCGGATCGCGAGGTCAATCCCGCCCAACGCATTTCCCATTACCAGTCCATTGAGCGCCAGGTGGTGCGGGATGCGCCCTGGATCTTCCTGATCCAGCTCGACCACGAGATGGCGGTCCAGCCCTGGTTGCGTGGATTCGAATTTCGCGGATTCTGGCCGCCCGCGCGGCTCGAAGCGTGCTCTTTCGAGGGTTCGACCGAGGCTCGACGCCCGTGA